Genomic DNA from Oryza sativa Japonica Group chromosome 5, ASM3414082v1:
CTTCTGAGCAGCAAGATGCATCAGGAAATAAGCTACTGCTTGATATTGGTCTTTGGCTGACTCACAAGATAAAGGTACACAAAACACTTAATTTTGCTTCTGAATTCAGGTCTGCTGCTCTTGTTAATATAGGTAACTAAAACACTAAGCAATTCCCACTGAAAACTGTGATGACTTTTGCCATACAGTTCACTTTGACTTTCAAGTATCACTCCTTTTACTCACTTCTTGCATGCATCTTTTTCTTCTACTCACTATTCATAACTTCTATTGTAGGACCACTTCAAGAGCAAAAAGATGGAGATGACTATTAAATATATAGGTAACTATGTTTGCTTCACACAGGATAAGGTTGTTACACATCTTATTACTGGTCTCTATTGTACTAAGTTGTGAAGTTCCCTATTATTATTTGCAGATCCTACCTACATGATCCGAGCTATTCCAAGCAATGCATCAGACAATGTCTACTGCACGCTGCTGGCCCACAGTGCTATTCATGGTGCAATGGCCGGCTATAGCTTCACTGTTGGAAATGTCAACGGCAGACATGCCTACATACCTTTCTATGTGAGTAACTTCAAGTGATCTTATTTGTTCACATGGAAAATGCAGAAATGTAGTGCTCGTTACACCCGGGCATCCCATTTTTTTCCTGATTATCCAAGAGCTGTTCTTACTGCATTCTCATACTAAGCATCAGTTCCAACTTAACGTGAAATCTTCCCTTGATGGCAGAGGGTGACATCCACACGGAACAAGGTCAAGATCACTGATAGGATGTGGGCGAGGCTGCTATCATCAACCAACCAGCCAAGCTTCCTAAGCCAGAAGGACATCGACGAAGCCAAAGAGAACGATAGGACGGCCAACAAGCCACCACTTCCCACCGGCCTCAGCCATCATGTGGCAAACTCTTTCGACCAGTCTGCATCATCTTCGTCGAACAGCCAGATATGAACTCCATCATGTGGCAAACCCTTTCGACCAGTCTGCGTCATCGTCCTCGAACAGCGAGATGAATCCAATCTGTAGTTCTATATAGAAGCTGTTGCTATTCCCGTTGAGAAACCTGGGCCACGCTACGCAGTTTTGATTTAATATGCATAATATCACCTGTATGAATCCACGGATACTCTCCTGGATTGCTGGTAACTACAAGCGTAATAAGAAAAGCGCTATTGATGAAGCTATTTCTCATAAGCAACACTCGTGTTGTGTCTTGTATATGCTGCTGATCTGAAGATATGTTTCGTCAGCTGATCGTATATTGACCTTTTCTGTCTCTGTCACTGCAGTGCAATGCGTTTATGTTGTGGTACCCAAATTAGGCCTGCTTGGTTACTGGAATACTATACCACTTACTACTAAGTATTCTGCGCACAAACAGCAGATCAGGAGTTTGTCAGAGAATATCATCATATGCTGCGTGTCTCCCGTCAGTCCCGTGCCGAACTGCCAGATGTCCCGGATAAGATTCAGACGAATTCTGGGACGAGCCacaagatcaacaaccaagCTGGCAAAATCGTTGATGATAATAAGAAAACAATTACCAGTACGCAGTACGCAAAATGCAGAACGAGCTCTCATGAAATCATGGCCAATGATTTGATCTGCACGAACTGCCCACACAGAATGCTGGTCGCAGTTTCCGGCGCGGCGAAAAAGTCAAGAGTCCACTGGCCAATCATGCGCCCAGCTGCACTGAAGTCAACTCCAACccatgtgaatatgtgatttgCTCGTCAATTCCCCAGTTAGTTGCAGGGTCATTTTATTTGGGTAAAAAAAATTCCAGGGCCATAGAGGGTCGAGGCATTGACAAAGAGGTGGCCTACTGCCCTACTGGCCTTGGTAAATTCAGAATAGGCCCACCCGTCAGAGGAAACAGTCCATACATATGCGACGCGTCGACTACGGCGCTCGACAATTGGCAAGCGACGACTGGACAGATGTGCTGAGTGCTGACGTGGTTAAACTAACCTCGATGGTGTGATAAAAGGCTAGTTGTAGTAAGTGATATTAAGAATGTTAAATTTGATACTTATTTACTGGGCAGATTAACGCTGGATATAAAAAGAGCACGTACGTCCCTATTATTATGCTTCAGTAGTTCAGTTAGCTCGCTGCTGCCTGCATGTGCAATGGAGCGTTCAACGCCGGGAACAATGGCGGCACGGTCGTGGTTGCTTCTCCTctgcttcgtcgccgtcgccaccgccggagtGCTCCAAGCTCGTGCCCAACCTGACAGCAACGGTACATTCCACCATGTCCTGTCTTTCAAGTTTTGATCCGCAACTAGGTAGTGCTGCTTCACAATGAAATCAATGTGCTAGCGTGTGTAATATGCTTGGCTGCAGGTTTCATCAGCGTAGACTGTGGCCTCCCGGGGAAGACGGGCTTCGTGGACGACAAGACCAAGATATCCTACGCGGCGGACGACGGcttcaccgacggcggcgcgtgccaCAACATCTCGGCGGAGTACATCACGCCGGGGCTCGCCAAGCGCTACCACACCCTGCGCAGCTTCCCGGACGGCAAGCGCAACTGCTACACGCTCCGGTCACTCGTCGCCGGGCTCAAGTACCTTTTCCGCACCACCTTCTTTTACGGCAACTACGACGGCCTCAACAAGCTACCCGTGTTTGATCTCTACGTCGGCGTCAACTACTGGACGATGGTGAACATCACGGGCCCCGGCGACGCGGTGATCGTGGAGGCCATCGTCGTCGTGCCGGATGACTTCGTGCAGGTCTGCCTGGTGAACACCGGCGCCGGGACGCCGTTCATCTCCGGGTTGGACCTGAGGCCTCTCAAGAACACGCTCTACCCGCAGTCGAACGCCACGCAGGGCCTTGTCCTCCTCGGCCGGCTCAACTTCGGCCCGACCGATTACACCGACGTCATAAGGTAAATCCAAGCCTCAATTTAAATTCATATCTTACGTtaaccatttccattatctaaaaaaaaattaagatctTAGCTGATCGATTGATCGAGCTGCATTGCTGCAGGTACCCGGATGATCCGCACGACAGGATATGGTTCCCGTGGGTGGACTCGACCAAATGGAGCCAGATATCATCGACGAAGAAAGTGCAGGATCTAGACAACGACATGTACGAGACGCCGACGGCGGTGATGCAGACGGCGATCACGCCGCGGAACGCCTCCAGGAACATCGAGTTCTCCTGGGACCCCGTGCCGCTGCCCAACGACCCGACGCCCGGGTACATCGCCATCTTCCACTTCTCCGAGCTGCAGCTCCTCCCCGGCAACGCCGTGCGCGAGTTCTACATCAACCTCAACGGCAAGCCGTGGTCCCTGACCGCCTTCAAGCCGGAGTACCTCTACAACGACGCCACCTTCAACCGGAACCCATTCCTACGGTACCCGCAGTACAACATCTCCATCAACGCCACCGCCAACtcgacgctgccgccgctcaTCAACGCCGTCGAGGTGTTCTCCGTCATCCCCACTGCCACCATTGGCACTGACCCAGAGGACGgtacgtgcgtgcgtgcacATTGGTTGCAGACACATGTAAGATTAATTATCAAGCATGTCATGCGTGTTTGTGAAAATTAATATGTGTGCACTTGGCAGTGGCTGCAATCACGGCGATCAAGGAGAAGTATCAGGTGGTGAAGAACTGGATGGGTGACCCATGTGTTCCGAAGATGCTTGCGTGGGACAAGTTGACCTGCAGCTATGCCATTTCTAACCCTGCAAGAATCATTGGCCTGTAAGTAATTCAGTCCATGTGTATCGAGCTAGTAAGGATTTGtggtcatgaaaaaaaataaaagggggaaaaaatTTAAGTTGGAGATTATTAATTGCAAATTGCAACTGGGTCATCTGATCATACTGTCTTTTGCAGAAACCTGTCCTCCAGTGGTTTGAGCGGTGAGGTATCGTCCTATTTCGGGAATCTTAAGGCTATTCAAAACTTGTAAGTTCCGAGTTCACGATGTTCACTTGTTAAAATTATTTGTGGAATTTCGtgttaaatttgaaaaatctcttgtccaATATCTTGTAGGGATTTGTCAAATAATAAATTGACAGGTCCAATTCCAGACGCCCTTTCACAGTTACCTTCATTGACATTTCTGTAAGTTTGTAGTAACTTGACAAGTTTACCAAATTCTGCATGTATTGTTTACTTAGCATCATTTCTAACCGATATGGCATCCTTTAGAGATTTGACAGGAAATCAACTCAGTGGATCGATCCCGTCTGGTCTTCTCAAGAGAATTCAAGATGGCTCTCTAAATCTAAGGTAAGTATACACATCAATATCTTCTAATTAAAGAGAACTTTTACAACACTTGAGAAGGTACCAAGTTGATAACAAAATTTGGTACTGCCCCTGTCTCATAAAAGACAAACTTAGTACGAAATATGACGCATCATAGCACAACGAATCTGGAGTTCTAGACAGAGATGTGCCACATCATATACTAGGTTTATTTtgtatgggacggagggagtacctcttAAGGACCATAACACCTCTATTTTCAAGTTGCCAAAACCCCAGGtcaattttagaaaataaattatatttgacTCAGCATATTTATTTCATTGATAGATATGGAAATAATCCAAACCTCTGCACTAATGGCGATTCATGCCAGCCAGCAAAAAAGAAGAGCAAGCTAGCTATCTACATAGTTATTCCAATAGTTATAGTTCTGGTTGTGGTGATAATATCAGTGGCAGTACTACTTTGTTGCCTGTTGAGACGGAAAAAGCAAGGTGAGGTTTGTTATAAACACAGTAATTGTCCATCTACTTGTTCATCCTTTTAACACTAGTGATGCTTATTCACATATTTTAGCAGCAATGAGCAATTCTGTGAAGCCACAAAATGAGACAGTGAGCAATGTGTCGTCAAATGGCGGATACGGGCATAGTTCATCACTACAACTTAAGAATCGTCGATTTACGTACAATGAACTTGAGAAGATAACGAACAACTTCCAGCGGGTGCTTGGCCGTGGAGGGTTTGGGTACGTTTACGACGGCTTCTTGGAGGATGGCACTCAAGTGGCAGTGAAATTGCGGTCTGAATCTTCCAATCAAGGTGCTAAGGAGTTCCTCGCGGAGGTAAAATTTCTTCAGCTGCAGTTGATATTTTGCTTTGCCTATACTTACACCAAGTTGTTGCTAGTGGGATATAATTGGTTAATTTCACTTGTTAGGCTCAAATTTTAACCCGGATTCATCACAAGAATCTTGTCTCTATGATTGGTTACTGTAAGGATGGGGAATACATGGCACTTGTATATGAGTACATGTCAGAAGGAACACTACAAGAACACATTGCAGGTATGCATAGGATGTTTATGATCAACTTGTAGGATACATTGTAATACTTCATCTAACGTATCATTTCACATGACTCTCATGATCTTCAATTCTCATTCTATACCTATTTATAGGTAAAAACAACAACAGGATATATTTAACCTGGAGAGAGAGGCTTCGAATAGCACTAGAATCTGCACAAGGTAACTACTTGAATTCTAGTAAAGTGTTTGGAGGTATGCTTTTTTACACTTTTCCCTAGAAGTTGATCATCACTAGTTTAATTATTTGGATAACTGATAATGGTTAGGGCTAGAATACCTACACAAGGCGTGCAACCCACCACTTATTCATAGGGATGTGAAGGCGACCAACATCCTATTGAACACAAGGCTTGAGGCGAAGATTGCTGACTTTGGCCTATCCAAGACATTCAATCACGTTAATGACACCCATGTATCTACGAACACGCTTGTTGGCACACCTGGATATGTGGATCCAGAGTATGTAAATCTCATCTATATTTCTCGAAACCGTTGTTCAGTGTTTTCTATTACAAATGTTAAGTGAAGCTTGTGGAACTGGATGAACATGTAGGTACCAAGCAACAATGCAACCAACCACCAAGAGCGACGTCTATAGCTTTGGTGTTGTCTTATTGGAGTTGATCACAGGGAAGCCGTCTATTCTACGTGAACCAGGGCCCATTAGCATCATCCAGTGGGCACGGCAACGTTTGGCACGAGGTAACATCGAAGGTGTGGTGGATGCACACATGCATGGTGACCATGATGTGAATGGTGTGTGGAAGGCCGCAGACATTGCCCTTAAATGCACCGCACAGACATCGACACAACGACCCACTATGACCGATGTGGTAGCTCAGCTGCAGGAGTGCCTAGAGCTCGAGGATAGGCGATGTGGCATGGAAGATACATATAACAACTTCTATGCCGGCAACAACAATGATCCCAACTCAAGTTATAACATGTACAACACGGACCAGTCCACTGATGTGAGTCAAAACAACACGATGGAGCATAATTTTGAAAGAGTGCCAACCATGGCTACAGGGCCAGTTGCACGATAAAGGCCTTTGCCAATCTGATCCGAGACTGCTAGTCCTAAAATAGATACATGCAGAACTGAAACAATATTGTTGCTTTAATTTACCAAAGTAAATGCAAGCGCATAAAGTTTCAAACAATCAAGATCTAGAGCTTTTACCGTGTGGAATTTGTAATCAATACACTTATCTATTCTTTGATATTTATAACTCTTCCATACTATtcttcaagaagagaaaagTCAATATACacctaataattttttttatcttggaaTATAGTTATCAAGAATTTAGAATCCAAATTTTATGATTTCCCACAATAAATGTACTTTGCTTGATAATGTAAGATGAGATATCAAATGGAATCCATGTCACTTAGTGGACTAGCAAGCAATGGAAATCATGTAACATGAACAAGGGTCACATCCATTGTATTCACTCATAAGAGTAAGTGTAATAAAATGATGTGAGCCGATGACGATGGgggtgagaggagagagatcaAGCCCGCGAATAATTTGCTGCCGACTCATCACGCACTCCAAGAAGCCATAAATGACTTCAAGAATTCAGGAGCAAGCATAACACGGAAGAGGTTAATATTTTGCTCATTACTGCTACTCAGTAGCCTCATTCCTAGTTAGAGTTTCTAAGGTCGTTTTGTTAGACAAAAATTCCTGATAAAAGGATTTTCTACTATTTACTTTTTCTGCTGTCCACAGACTCCAGCTGCTTGCCGTTGCTTCCTCCCCGTGAGGGGTTGCTCCATCCCTACTCAGCCATCTCTGCCGGCGACCACATGGCCGCCTCCGCTAGTGACCACTTGTAGTTGCTCCTTCCCCGCGCCTCCACCTTCATCAATTAGGGCGTATTTGAATGGGTGCACCGCACCTGCATCGCATCAAGCCAGCAAAATCCAACTTGTTTGGTTGGCTGGACCGGCCCGCGAGTCAGGCTAGGCGGATTCAAAATCGCCGTCTGGGCCAAGTTGAGCAGAAACGCGAGGGGGGAGCATCGCTGCGCATCCAGGCTGATCCGGTGCAGCGCAACTGCACCCACACAACCCCTCGTTGCAGGCGAGGGTTACCTCCCCGCACGGCCACATCCCCTCCTCATTTCACTCCCCaggagaagaagctagggtttggGGCTCCTGTGCACCGTCGTGGGTGCTCCCTCTGCTGCGAACTCTCGTAGCCGGCGGGAGTGCTCGTTGCTGAGCGGGTGTGCTCGTTTGCCTCACCTTCCCTCCCGCAGCTCCTCCCAAACAACATCTCATATCATCCAGGATAAACCCATGCAAGTAACCAAACACAACCAATTGCATTACCCTAGCCAGGCTGAGGGCATCCTGGATGAGGGATACGGCCAGGCTGGGGACATACGagaaaccaaacacacccttaatgaCTTCCGTAGCCTTGGATGTGCTCCTTTCTTGTGCCGCCAGCTCCGCCAAGACTTGGCTGCACATTAGATAAGAACAAATCAAGAAACAATTGCCAttggttgaaaatatttttttttaccaagtcACTGGAGGGGAGAGATTCCCCACCTGAATTTCATTCAAACTGTCAATAAGCAATAGCACTTGAGTACAAGATGGATTACAGTCCAGATTACAACTAATTTAGAGCATGAACAGAGGATGAAATTACATTTTTCCAAGCCAGAATAATATCACGGTCTTTCGGACCAAAGCGAACCGCCCAGAGGTTAACTTCCTATTGGCATTTTGACAGGGCTGAAAGCAGTGATGGTTGAGCATTGCGGAACACCACGTCGTGTCTGTGAAGCCAGAGACACCAAAGGCACAGCAGGATGAAGATCTTGAAATGTTTCTTTGGAGCCCTATTGGTTGAAAAGATATTACTTACATAGCAATCCTATTACTAAATCTCATGCATGATTGACGAATACTTGCATAACCGGTGTTTCCAGTTTCCGGTATGCGAGATGAATATTGTCCTGGTTCTTTTAACGCCGTTACAGCTGAGCCTAAAACTGAATTGTGTTGTTCTAGAGTACCTGCATGCAAGTTTTAATTGGAGATTTAGAAAACACCAAATCATTTAATCCAAAGAGTCGTGTAGATACTCCTACTAAAACTTTTAGGTACCTAATTATGTTTAGTACTAATTAGCCGCAGTCCGTCA
This window encodes:
- the LOC4339370 gene encoding putative leucine-rich repeat receptor-like protein kinase At2g19210 isoform X2 codes for the protein MERSTPGTMAARSWLLLLCFVAVATAGVLQARAQPDSNGFISVDCGLPGKTGFVDDKTKISYAADDGFTDGGACHNISAEYITPGLAKRYHTLRSFPDGKRNCYTLRSLVAGLKYLFRTTFFYGNYDGLNKLPVFDLYVGVNYWTMVNITGPGDAVIVEAIVVVPDDFVQVCLVNTGAGTPFISGLDLRPLKNTLYPQSNATQGLVLLGRLNFGPTDYTDVIRYPDDPHDRIWFPWVDSTKWSQISSTKKVQDLDNDMYETPTAVMQTAITPRNASRNIEFSWDPVPLPNDPTPGYIAIFHFSELQLLPGNAVREFYINLNGKPWSLTAFKPEYLYNDATFNRNPFLRYPQYNISINATANSTLPPLINAVEVFSVIPTATIGTDPEDVAAITAIKEKYQVVKNWMGDPCVPKMLAWDKLTCSYAISNPARIIGLNLSSSGLSGEVSSYFGNLKAIQNLDLSNNKLTGPIPDALSQLPSLTFLDLTGNQLSGSIPSGLLKRIQDGSLNLRYGNNPNLCTNGDSCQPAKKKSKLAIYIVIPIVIVLVVVIISVAVLLCCLLRRKKQAMSNSVKPQNETVSNVSSNGGYGHSSSLQLKNRRFTYNELEKITNNFQRVLGRGGFGYVYDGFLEDGTQVAVKLRSESSNQGAKEFLAEAQILTRIHHKNLVSMIGYCKDGEYMALVYEYMSEGTLQEHIAGKNNNRIYLTWRERLRIALESAQGLEYLHKACNPPLIHRDVKATNILLNTRLEAKIADFGLSKTFNHVNDTHVSTNTLVGTPGYVDPEYQATMQPTTKSDVYSFGVVLLELITGKPSILREPGPISIIQWARQRLARGNIEGVVDAHMHGDHDVNGVWKAADIALKCTAQTSTQRPTMTDVVAQLQECLELEDRRCGMEDTYNNFYAGNNNDPNSSYNMYNTDQSTDVSQNNTMEHNFERVPTMATGPVAR